In Rosa chinensis cultivar Old Blush chromosome 1, RchiOBHm-V2, whole genome shotgun sequence, a genomic segment contains:
- the LOC112179507 gene encoding nuclear transcription factor Y subunit A-4 gives MMPAKSKDVDPGTQTVLQSTIQPWWRGAGNSLSFGESAVASSFGEHGNRFVMNGAMQSQADAGANFKKDVQATIGSQSDGNSGHENQQMKSTSSAVVAKLGEHLDANSQMELVGHSIVLTSYPYSDPQYSGMLTHYRPQAMVPPQFYGLHHGRMPLPLEMEEEPVYVNAKQYHGILRRRQSRAKAELERKLIKVRKPYLHESRHQHALRRARGCGGRFLNTKKQDDSDANSSSEKTINLDANFSPKSAKSGFECFPNDSNGNFVSSNVQQEGSGSWFRTLNNHTLSNGNGNGHVPSSTYRTTFKDGKEGVFLGQQKETMQLNGSSRGAIHSK, from the exons ATGATGCCAGCCAAATCTAAAGATGTAGATCCAGGAACCCAGACTGTGTTGCAATCAACTATACAACCTTGGTGGCGTGGAGCGGGAAATAGTTTGTCTTTTGGTGAAAGTGCTGTAGCATCGTCTTTTGGGGAACACGGTAACCGTTTTGTGATGAATGGCGCTATGCAGTCACAAGCTGATGCTGGAGCTAACTTCAAAAAAGATGTGCAGGCTACAATAGGATCACAGTCTG ATGGGAATAGTGGACATGAAAACCAACAAATGAAAAGCACTTCCTCTGCAGTGGTTGCTAAATTGGGTGAACATCTTGATGCGAATTCACAAATGGAACTTGTTGGTCACTCAATT GTTTTGACATCATATCCATATTCAGATCCACAATACAGTGGGATGTTGACTCATTATCGGCCACAAGCTATG GTGCCCCCTCAATTCTATGGCTTGCATCATGGTAGAATGCCCTTGCCCCTTGAAATGGAAGAGGAGCCTGTTTATGTAAATGCCAAGCAATACCATGGTATTTTGAGACGAAGACAGTCACGTGCTAAAGCTGAGCTTGAAAGGAAGCTTATAAAAGTTAGGAAG CCATATCTTCATGAGTCTCGTCACCAGCATGCGTTGAGGAGAGCAAGGGGTTGTGGAGGCCGTTTCCTTAATACGAAGAAGCAAGATGATAGTGATGCAAATTCCTCATCAGAAAAAACCATTAATTTGGATGCCAACTTTTCACCCAAATCTGCCAAATCTGGTTTTGAGTGCTTTCCTAATGATAGCAATGGCAATTTCGTTTCCTCCAATGTCCAGCAAGAAGGATCAGGTTCATGGTTCAGGACACTCAATAACCACACACTCTCCAACGGTAATGGCAATGGCCATGTCCCGTCATCCACGTATCGTACAACATTTAAAGACGGCAAGGAAGGTGTTTTCCTTGGTCAACAGAAGGAAACAATGCAGTTGAATGGATCCTCTCGTGGGGCCATTCACAGTAAATGA